A section of the Tachysurus fulvidraco isolate hzauxx_2018 chromosome 7, HZAU_PFXX_2.0, whole genome shotgun sequence genome encodes:
- the smim14 gene encoding small integral membrane protein 14 gives MAEGGFDPCECICSHEHAMRRLINLLRQSQSYCTDTECLQELPGPSSPIGGDLTLPMIIMGWIVLALVLFLLRPPNMRRPRTSNKPTNPFNNNSRDPPAPPVD, from the exons ATGGCAGAAGGAGGGTTTGATCCCTGTGAATGTATCTGCTCTCATGAGCATGCCATGAGGAGACTCATCAACCTG CTGAGGCAGTCGCAGTCCTactgcacagacacagagtgCCTTCAGGAAT TGCCAGGACCCAGTTCTCCAATAGGGGGCGATCTGACTCTGCCTATGATTATTATGGGCTGGATCGTGTTGGCACTGGTACTTTTTCTGCTTCGTCCTCCCAACATGAGAAGACCCAGAACCTCCAACAAACCCACTAATCCCTTTAAT AATAACAGCAGAGATCCTCCGGCACCTCCAGTAGACTAG
- the ube2kb gene encoding ubiquitin-conjugating enzyme E2Kb (UBC1 homolog, yeast) gives MNMANIAVQRIKREFKEVLKSEETSKNQIKVDLVDENFTELKGEIAGPPDTPYEGGRYQLEIKIPETYPFNPPKVRFITKIWHPNISSVTGAICLDILKDQWAAAMTLRTVLLSLQALLAAAEPDDPQDAVVANQYKQNPEMFKQTARLWSHVYAGAPVSSPEYTRKIDKLCAMGFDKNAVIVALSSKSWDVETATELLLSN, from the exons ATGAACATGGCCAACATCGCTGTGCAGAGAATCAAACGGGAATTTAAAGAAGTTCTCAAAAGCGAAGAG ACGAGTAAAAACCAGATTAAGGTGGACCTGGTGGATGAAAACTTCACAGAGTTAAAAGGGGAGATTGCAGGACCTCCAGACACACCGTATGAAG gtggcAGGTATCAGTTAGAAATCAAGATCCCAGAGACGTATCCATTCAATCCACCAAAG gtGCGGTTTATTACAAAGATCTGGCATCCCAATATAAGTTCGGTTACTGGGGCAATATGTTTGGACATCCTGAAAGACCAGTG GGCTGCAGCGATGACTCTACGTACAGTCTTGCTCTCGCTACAGGCTTTACTAGCTGCAGCCGAGCCCGACGACCCTCAGGATGCTGTAGTAGCCAATCAG TATAAACAGAATCCCGAGATGTTCAAACAGACCGCTCGGCTGTGGTCCCACGTGTACGCCGGCGCTCCCGTCTCTAGTCCTGAATACACACGCAAAATAGACAAACTCTGTGCCATGGGCTTCGACAAG AACGCCGTAATAGTAGCTTTGTCTTCAAAGTCATGGGACGTGGAGACGGCGACAGAACTTTTGCTCAGCAACTGA
- the pds5a gene encoding sister chromatid cohesion protein PDS5 homolog A isoform X1: MEFPQHQKPPVDGKIIYPLGVKEITDKISNDEVVKRLKLVVKTYMDMDQDSEEEKQQYLALALHLASEFFLRNPNKDVRLLVACCLADIFRIYAPEAPYTSHDKLKEIFLFITRQLKGLEDTKSPQFNRYFYLLENLAWVKSYNICFELEDCNEIFIQLFKTLFSVINNSHNQKVQMHMLDLMSSIIMEGDGVTQELLDTILINLIPAHKNLNKQAYDLAKMLLKRTVQTIETCIASFFNQVLVMGKSSVSDLSEHVFDLIQELFAIDPLLLVSVMPQLEFKLKSNDGEERLAVVKLLAKLFGAKDSELATQNRPLWQCFLGRFNDIHVPVRLECVKFASHCLMNHPDLAKDLTEYLKVRSHDPEEAIRHDVIVTIINAGKKDLNLVNDQLLGFVRERMLDKRWRVRKEAMMGLAQLYKKYCLHHEAGKESAQKISWIKDKLLHIYYQNSIDDKLLVEKIFAQFMVPHSLETEEKMKCLYYLYACLDTNAVKALNEMWKCQNMLRGLVRELLDLHKLPTSEANTSAMFGKLMTIAKNLPDPGKAQDFMKKFNQVLGEDEKLRLQLEQLISPTCSCKQAEQCVREITRKLTYPKQPTNPFLEMVKFLLERIAPVHIDSEAISSLVKLLNKSIEGTADDEDEGVTPDTAIRAGLELLKVLSFTHPTSFHSAETYESLLQCLKMEDDKVAEAAIQIFRNTGQKIESELPQIRSTLIPILHQKAKRGTPHQAKQAVNCIHAIFHNKEVQLAQIFEPLSRSLNADVPEQLITPLVSLGHISMLAPDQFASPMKSIVANFIVKDLLMNDRSVGSKNGRLWTIDEEVSPEVLAKVQAIKLLVRWLLGMKNNQSKSANSTLRLLSAMLVSEGDLTEQKKICKSDMSRLRLAAGSAILKLAQEPCYHDIITPEQFQLCGLVINDECYQVRQIFAQKLHMALVKLLLPLEYMAVFALCAKDPVKERRAHARQCLLKNISVRREYIKQNPMAQEKLLSLLPEYVVPYMIHLLAHDPDFTKPQDFEQLRDIKECLWFMLEVLMTKNENNSHSFLRKMVENIKQTKDAQAPDDPKANEKLYIVCDVALFVITNKSTSCHLDSPKDPVLPIKFFTPPDKDFINDKDYLSAEARNVLLTGKIQQQPKQTGVLGAVNKPLVVTTVRRPYTKTTVSNTGSNASTNAQPVSPATPRNKDVGSHASEAGARENEENPQIVKADGGKKEEATTPAQASGRKRSAPATDGTENSVASNPVAASQPPPNKPRRGRPPKNPAAAANKEKEVTTTPGSGAGRGRKRATPSQDPTSTASAEPTSGKIPKQQKETDSKRAGQQRQIDLQRLLVPKAARLAKADESVFSHKAQHQPAYGSEGETERDLESSPDSFPSLTQLVEDQGKPSSSEHPRIRPGESVHGAGRLAVKRRSTKLRLYSLAVQQMPRYTLKCSFDSDVNSTHTILHTHT, encoded by the exons ATGGAGTTCCCGCAGCACCAGAAGCCGCCGGTGGACGGAAAGATTATTTACCCGCTCGGGGTGAAGGAGATCACGGACAAAATCAGCAACGATGAAGTGGTCAAACGgttaaag ttGGTGGTGAAAACATACATGGATATGGATCAGGACTCTGAGGAGGAGAAGCAGCAATATCTGGCTCTTGCACTACACCTGGCCTCAGAATTCTTCCTGCGCAACCCCAATAAAGATGTTCGGCTGCTCGTGGCCTGCTGCCTTGCAGATATTTTCAGGATCTATGCCCCTGAAGCTCCATACACCTCTCACGATAAACTCAAG gaaatttttttgttcattactCGTCAGCTGAAAGGTTTGGAGGACACAAAGAGTCCCCAGTTCAACCGATATTTCTACCTTCTGGAG AACCTGGCATGGGTGAAGTCTTATAATATCTGCTTTGAGCTGGAGGATTGTAACGAGATCTTTATTCAGCTCTTCAAAACGCTCTTCTCCGTCATCAA TAACAGCCATAACCAGAAGGTGCAGATGCACATGCTTGACCTGATGAGCTCCATCATAATGGAAGGTGATGGAGTCACCCAAGAGCTGCTGGACACCATCCTGATTAACCTCATCCCTGCACACAAG AACCTGAATAAACAAGCATATGACCTGGCCAAGATGTTGCTAAAGCGGACTGTGCAGACCATTGAAACATGTATTGCATCA TTCTTTAATCAGGTGTTGGTGATGGGTAAGTCCTCTGTGAGCGATCTGTCAGAGCACGTATTCGACCTCATACAAGAGCTGTTCGCCATCGACCCGCTGTTGCTCGTGTCCGTCATGCCACAACTCGAGTTTAAGTTGAAG AGCAATGATGGAGAGGAGCGTTTAGCTGTGGTGAAGCTATTGGCTAAACTCTTCGGTGCAAAAGACTCAGAACTGGCCACCCAAAACCGCCCACTCTGGCAATGCTTTTTGGGAAG GTTTAACGACATCCATGTGCCCGTGAGACTggagtgtgtgaagtttgcCAGCCACTGCCTCATGAACCATCCAGACCTGGCTAAGGAccttacag AGTACTTGAAGGTACGATCACATGACCCTGAAGAGGCAATCCGGCATGATGTCATCGTGACCATCATCAATGCTGGGAAGAAGGACCTGAACCTGGTTAATGACCAGCTGCTGGGATTTGTCCGAGAGAGAATGTTGGACAAGAGG TGGCGTGTTCGTAAAGAGGCGATGATGGGTTTGGCGCAACTGTATAAGAAGTACTGCCTGCACCACGAGGCTGGCAAAGAATCGGCTCAGAAAATCAGCTGGATTAAAGACAAACTGCTGCATATATACTACCAGAACAGCATTGATGACAA gtTACTGGTGGAAAAGATCTTTGCACAGTTTATGGTCCCTCACAGTTTGGAGACCGAGGAGAAGATGAAGTGTTTATATTACCTTTATGCCTGTCTGGACACCAACGCCGTCAA AGCCCTGAATGAGATGTGGAAGTGTCAGAACATGCTGAGAGGACTCGTGAGGGAACTTCTGGACCTACATAAGCTGCCCACG TCCGAAGCCAACACGTCAGCCATGTTTGGAAAGCTCATGACCATTGCCA agaatCTACCTGACCCGGGGAAAGCTCAGGACTTCATGAAGAAATTTAATCAGGTTTTGGGTGAAGATGAGAAGCTGCGCCTGCAGCTGGAGCAGCTCATAAGCCCAACCTGCTCCTGCAAACAAGCCGAGCAATGTGTG agAGAGATAACACGCAAGCTGACGTACCCCAAGCAACCTACAAATCCCTTCCTGGAGATGGTCAAGTTTCTGCTGGAGCGAATCGCACCAGTTCACATTGACTCCGAAGCCATCAG TTCCCTGGTAAAGCTTTTAAATAAGTCCATCGAGGGCACTGCTGACGATGAAGATGAGGGAGTTACTCCTGACACCGCCATCCGTGCTGGACTGGAACTACTTAAG GTTTTGTCTTTCACCCACCCCACATCATTCCACTCCGCCGAGACGTACGAGTCTCTTCTGCAGTGTCTCAAAATGGAGGACGACAAGGTCGCTGAGGCGGCGATTCAGATCTTCCGAAACACAGGCCAGAAGATTGAGAGCGAGCTGCCACAGATCAGATC GACTCTTATTCCCATCCTTCACCAAAAAGCCAAGAGAGGAACCCCACACCAAGCCAAACAGGCAGTGAACTGCATCCATGCAATTTTCCACAACAAAGAAGTCCAACTGGCTCAGATATTCGAG CCATTGTCTCGCAGTCTGAACGCTGATGTCCCAGAGCAGCTGATCACTCCTCTGGTCTCTTTGGGTCATATCTCCATGCTGGCTCCGGATCAGTTTGCCTCACCCATGAAGTCCATTGTTGCCAACTTCATTGTAAAAGATCTGCTGATGAACGACAGA TCCGTAGGCAGTAAGAACGGTAGATTGTGGACTATTGACGAAGAAGTTTCCCCTGAAGTGTTGGCAAAG GTTCAAGCCATTAAGCTGCTGGTACGATGGTTGTTGGGGATGAAGAATAACCAGTCTAAATCAGCGAACTCCACACTCAGACTGCTCTCCGCCATGCTGGTCAGCGAGGGAGATCTAACGGAGCAGAAAAAGATCTG CAAGTCAGATATGTCTCGGCTAAGACTGGCAGCAGGCAGCGCCATATTAAAACTGGCCCAGGAGCCCTGCTaccatgacatcatcacacCAGAACAGTTCCAGCTCTGTGGACTTGTCATTAAT gaCGAGTGTTACCAAGTCCGTCAAATATTTGCTCAGAAGCTACACATGGCACTGGTGAAGTTGCTGTTGCCCCTGGAGTATATGGCCGTGTTTGCTCTGTGCGCTAAAGACCCAGTCAAAGAGAGACGTGCCCATGCCAGACAGTGCCTGCTGAAAAACATCAGCGTCCGCAGGGAATACATCAAACAAAATCCCATGGCACAGG AGAAGCTTCTGTCCCTTTTGCCAGAGTATGTGGTGCCGTACATGATCCACTTACTGGCACATGATCCAGACTTCACCAAACCGCAGGACTTCGAACAGCTCCGAGACATCAAAGA GTGTTTGTGGTTCATGTTGGAGGTGCTGATGACAAAGAACGAGAATAACAGTCATTCGTTCCTAAGGAAGATGGTGGAGAACATCAAGCAGACAAAAGATGCTCAAGCGCCCGACGATCCAAAGGCTAACGAG AAACTGTACATCGTTTGTGATGTGGCGCTATTCGTCATCACAAATAAAAGTACTTCCTGTCACTTGGACTCACCCAAAGACCCTGTGCTGCCCATCAAGTTCTTCACGCCACCTGATAAG GACTTCATCAATGATAAGGACTATCTCTCTGCTGAGGCCAGAAATGTCCTGCTGACTGGAAAGATTCAG CAACAGCCAAAGCAGACAGGAGTGTTGGGAGCAGTGAACAAGCCTTTAGTGGTCACAACAGTACGCAGACCTTATACTAAAACCACCGTCTCCAACACCGGAAGCAACGCTAGCACCAACGCCCAGCCAGTTTCTCCAGCAACTCCTAGGAACAA GGATGTCGGTTCTCATGCGTCAGAAGCAGGAGCAAGAGAGAACGAAGAGAATCCACAGATCGTCAAAGCAGACGGTGGAAAGAAG GAGGAAGCAACAACACCGGCTCAGGCGAGCGGGAGGAAGCGAAGTGCTCCAGCGACTGACGGAACCGAGAACAGCGTGGCCTCAAACCCTGTTGCGGCATCGCAGCCTCCTCCGAACAAACCTCGCCGAGGCAGACCCCCGAAAAACCCAGCGGCGGCAGCcaataaagagaaagaagtcACAACTACACCTGGGAGCGGAGCTGGGCGGGGCAGAAAGAGAGCGACACCCTCTCAGGATCCCACGTCAACAGCCTCAGCCGAACCAACTAGCGGCAAGATAccaaaacaacagaaagaaacagattCCAAGCGGGCAGGACAACAGAGGCAGATTGACCTGCAAAG GCTCCTTGTCCCAAAAGCAGCGAGGCTAGCTAAAGCAGATGAAAGTGTGTTCAGCCACAAAGCCCAGCATCAGCCAGCATACGGAAGTgaaggagaaacagagagagatctGGAATCGAGCCCAGACAGCTTTCCTTCTCTCACTCAGTTAGTAGAGGATCAGGGAAAACCTTCCAGCTCCGAACACCCAAGAATCAGACCAGGAGAAAGTGTCCACGGAGCAGGACGGCTGGCA GTAAAGCGACGGTCTACAAAACTCCGGCTGTATAGTCTTGCTGTCCAACAGATGCCCCGTTACACACTCAAATGCTCTTTTGATTCCGACGtgaactctacacacacaattctacacacacatacttga
- the pds5a gene encoding sister chromatid cohesion protein PDS5 homolog A isoform X2 — translation MEFPQHQKPPVDGKIIYPLGVKEITDKISNDEVVKRLKLVVKTYMDMDQDSEEEKQQYLALALHLASEFFLRNPNKDVRLLVACCLADIFRIYAPEAPYTSHDKLKEIFLFITRQLKGLEDTKSPQFNRYFYLLENLAWVKSYNICFELEDCNEIFIQLFKTLFSVINNSHNQKVQMHMLDLMSSIIMEGDGVTQELLDTILINLIPAHKNLNKQAYDLAKMLLKRTVQTIETCIASFFNQVLVMGKSSVSDLSEHVFDLIQELFAIDPLLLVSVMPQLEFKLKSNDGEERLAVVKLLAKLFGAKDSELATQNRPLWQCFLGRFNDIHVPVRLECVKFASHCLMNHPDLAKDLTEYLKVRSHDPEEAIRHDVIVTIINAGKKDLNLVNDQLLGFVRERMLDKRWRVRKEAMMGLAQLYKKYCLHHEAGKESAQKISWIKDKLLHIYYQNSIDDKLLVEKIFAQFMVPHSLETEEKMKCLYYLYACLDTNAVKALNEMWKCQNMLRGLVRELLDLHKLPTSEANTSAMFGKLMTIAKNLPDPGKAQDFMKKFNQVLGEDEKLRLQLEQLISPTCSCKQAEQCVREITRKLTYPKQPTNPFLEMVKFLLERIAPVHIDSEAISSLVKLLNKSIEGTADDEDEGVTPDTAIRAGLELLKVLSFTHPTSFHSAETYESLLQCLKMEDDKVAEAAIQIFRNTGQKIESELPQIRSTLIPILHQKAKRGTPHQAKQAVNCIHAIFHNKEVQLAQIFEPLSRSLNADVPEQLITPLVSLGHISMLAPDQFASPMKSIVANFIVKDLLMNDRSVGSKNGRLWTIDEEVSPEVLAKVQAIKLLVRWLLGMKNNQSKSANSTLRLLSAMLVSEGDLTEQKKICKSDMSRLRLAAGSAILKLAQEPCYHDIITPEQFQLCGLVINDECYQVRQIFAQKLHMALVKLLLPLEYMAVFALCAKDPVKERRAHARQCLLKNISVRREYIKQNPMAQEKLLSLLPEYVVPYMIHLLAHDPDFTKPQDFEQLRDIKECLWFMLEVLMTKNENNSHSFLRKMVENIKQTKDAQAPDDPKANEKLYIVCDVALFVITNKSTSCHLDSPKDPVLPIKFFTPPDKDFINDKDYLSAEARNVLLTGKIQQQPKQTGVLGAVNKPLVVTTVRRPYTKTTVSNTGSNASTNAQPVSPATPRNKDVGSHASEAGARENEENPQIVKADGGKKEEATTPAQASGRKRSAPATDGTENSVASNPVAASQPPPNKPRRGRPPKNPAAAANKEKEVTTTPGSGAGRGRKRATPSQDPTSTASAEPTSGKIPKQQKETDSKRAGQQRQIDLQR, via the exons ATGGAGTTCCCGCAGCACCAGAAGCCGCCGGTGGACGGAAAGATTATTTACCCGCTCGGGGTGAAGGAGATCACGGACAAAATCAGCAACGATGAAGTGGTCAAACGgttaaag ttGGTGGTGAAAACATACATGGATATGGATCAGGACTCTGAGGAGGAGAAGCAGCAATATCTGGCTCTTGCACTACACCTGGCCTCAGAATTCTTCCTGCGCAACCCCAATAAAGATGTTCGGCTGCTCGTGGCCTGCTGCCTTGCAGATATTTTCAGGATCTATGCCCCTGAAGCTCCATACACCTCTCACGATAAACTCAAG gaaatttttttgttcattactCGTCAGCTGAAAGGTTTGGAGGACACAAAGAGTCCCCAGTTCAACCGATATTTCTACCTTCTGGAG AACCTGGCATGGGTGAAGTCTTATAATATCTGCTTTGAGCTGGAGGATTGTAACGAGATCTTTATTCAGCTCTTCAAAACGCTCTTCTCCGTCATCAA TAACAGCCATAACCAGAAGGTGCAGATGCACATGCTTGACCTGATGAGCTCCATCATAATGGAAGGTGATGGAGTCACCCAAGAGCTGCTGGACACCATCCTGATTAACCTCATCCCTGCACACAAG AACCTGAATAAACAAGCATATGACCTGGCCAAGATGTTGCTAAAGCGGACTGTGCAGACCATTGAAACATGTATTGCATCA TTCTTTAATCAGGTGTTGGTGATGGGTAAGTCCTCTGTGAGCGATCTGTCAGAGCACGTATTCGACCTCATACAAGAGCTGTTCGCCATCGACCCGCTGTTGCTCGTGTCCGTCATGCCACAACTCGAGTTTAAGTTGAAG AGCAATGATGGAGAGGAGCGTTTAGCTGTGGTGAAGCTATTGGCTAAACTCTTCGGTGCAAAAGACTCAGAACTGGCCACCCAAAACCGCCCACTCTGGCAATGCTTTTTGGGAAG GTTTAACGACATCCATGTGCCCGTGAGACTggagtgtgtgaagtttgcCAGCCACTGCCTCATGAACCATCCAGACCTGGCTAAGGAccttacag AGTACTTGAAGGTACGATCACATGACCCTGAAGAGGCAATCCGGCATGATGTCATCGTGACCATCATCAATGCTGGGAAGAAGGACCTGAACCTGGTTAATGACCAGCTGCTGGGATTTGTCCGAGAGAGAATGTTGGACAAGAGG TGGCGTGTTCGTAAAGAGGCGATGATGGGTTTGGCGCAACTGTATAAGAAGTACTGCCTGCACCACGAGGCTGGCAAAGAATCGGCTCAGAAAATCAGCTGGATTAAAGACAAACTGCTGCATATATACTACCAGAACAGCATTGATGACAA gtTACTGGTGGAAAAGATCTTTGCACAGTTTATGGTCCCTCACAGTTTGGAGACCGAGGAGAAGATGAAGTGTTTATATTACCTTTATGCCTGTCTGGACACCAACGCCGTCAA AGCCCTGAATGAGATGTGGAAGTGTCAGAACATGCTGAGAGGACTCGTGAGGGAACTTCTGGACCTACATAAGCTGCCCACG TCCGAAGCCAACACGTCAGCCATGTTTGGAAAGCTCATGACCATTGCCA agaatCTACCTGACCCGGGGAAAGCTCAGGACTTCATGAAGAAATTTAATCAGGTTTTGGGTGAAGATGAGAAGCTGCGCCTGCAGCTGGAGCAGCTCATAAGCCCAACCTGCTCCTGCAAACAAGCCGAGCAATGTGTG agAGAGATAACACGCAAGCTGACGTACCCCAAGCAACCTACAAATCCCTTCCTGGAGATGGTCAAGTTTCTGCTGGAGCGAATCGCACCAGTTCACATTGACTCCGAAGCCATCAG TTCCCTGGTAAAGCTTTTAAATAAGTCCATCGAGGGCACTGCTGACGATGAAGATGAGGGAGTTACTCCTGACACCGCCATCCGTGCTGGACTGGAACTACTTAAG GTTTTGTCTTTCACCCACCCCACATCATTCCACTCCGCCGAGACGTACGAGTCTCTTCTGCAGTGTCTCAAAATGGAGGACGACAAGGTCGCTGAGGCGGCGATTCAGATCTTCCGAAACACAGGCCAGAAGATTGAGAGCGAGCTGCCACAGATCAGATC GACTCTTATTCCCATCCTTCACCAAAAAGCCAAGAGAGGAACCCCACACCAAGCCAAACAGGCAGTGAACTGCATCCATGCAATTTTCCACAACAAAGAAGTCCAACTGGCTCAGATATTCGAG CCATTGTCTCGCAGTCTGAACGCTGATGTCCCAGAGCAGCTGATCACTCCTCTGGTCTCTTTGGGTCATATCTCCATGCTGGCTCCGGATCAGTTTGCCTCACCCATGAAGTCCATTGTTGCCAACTTCATTGTAAAAGATCTGCTGATGAACGACAGA TCCGTAGGCAGTAAGAACGGTAGATTGTGGACTATTGACGAAGAAGTTTCCCCTGAAGTGTTGGCAAAG GTTCAAGCCATTAAGCTGCTGGTACGATGGTTGTTGGGGATGAAGAATAACCAGTCTAAATCAGCGAACTCCACACTCAGACTGCTCTCCGCCATGCTGGTCAGCGAGGGAGATCTAACGGAGCAGAAAAAGATCTG CAAGTCAGATATGTCTCGGCTAAGACTGGCAGCAGGCAGCGCCATATTAAAACTGGCCCAGGAGCCCTGCTaccatgacatcatcacacCAGAACAGTTCCAGCTCTGTGGACTTGTCATTAAT gaCGAGTGTTACCAAGTCCGTCAAATATTTGCTCAGAAGCTACACATGGCACTGGTGAAGTTGCTGTTGCCCCTGGAGTATATGGCCGTGTTTGCTCTGTGCGCTAAAGACCCAGTCAAAGAGAGACGTGCCCATGCCAGACAGTGCCTGCTGAAAAACATCAGCGTCCGCAGGGAATACATCAAACAAAATCCCATGGCACAGG AGAAGCTTCTGTCCCTTTTGCCAGAGTATGTGGTGCCGTACATGATCCACTTACTGGCACATGATCCAGACTTCACCAAACCGCAGGACTTCGAACAGCTCCGAGACATCAAAGA GTGTTTGTGGTTCATGTTGGAGGTGCTGATGACAAAGAACGAGAATAACAGTCATTCGTTCCTAAGGAAGATGGTGGAGAACATCAAGCAGACAAAAGATGCTCAAGCGCCCGACGATCCAAAGGCTAACGAG AAACTGTACATCGTTTGTGATGTGGCGCTATTCGTCATCACAAATAAAAGTACTTCCTGTCACTTGGACTCACCCAAAGACCCTGTGCTGCCCATCAAGTTCTTCACGCCACCTGATAAG GACTTCATCAATGATAAGGACTATCTCTCTGCTGAGGCCAGAAATGTCCTGCTGACTGGAAAGATTCAG CAACAGCCAAAGCAGACAGGAGTGTTGGGAGCAGTGAACAAGCCTTTAGTGGTCACAACAGTACGCAGACCTTATACTAAAACCACCGTCTCCAACACCGGAAGCAACGCTAGCACCAACGCCCAGCCAGTTTCTCCAGCAACTCCTAGGAACAA GGATGTCGGTTCTCATGCGTCAGAAGCAGGAGCAAGAGAGAACGAAGAGAATCCACAGATCGTCAAAGCAGACGGTGGAAAGAAG GAGGAAGCAACAACACCGGCTCAGGCGAGCGGGAGGAAGCGAAGTGCTCCAGCGACTGACGGAACCGAGAACAGCGTGGCCTCAAACCCTGTTGCGGCATCGCAGCCTCCTCCGAACAAACCTCGCCGAGGCAGACCCCCGAAAAACCCAGCGGCGGCAGCcaataaagagaaagaagtcACAACTACACCTGGGAGCGGAGCTGGGCGGGGCAGAAAGAGAGCGACACCCTCTCAGGATCCCACGTCAACAGCCTCAGCCGAACCAACTAGCGGCAAGATAccaaaacaacagaaagaaacagattCCAAGCGGGCAGGACAACAGAGGCAGATTGACCTGCAAAG GTAA